One region of Malania oleifera isolate guangnan ecotype guangnan chromosome 6, ASM2987363v1, whole genome shotgun sequence genomic DNA includes:
- the LOC131157869 gene encoding uncharacterized protein LOC131157869, which yields MSSKQGGKAKPLKQPKADKKELDEMDKANLQKKKEEEKALKELRAKAQQKGAFGGSGLKKSGKK from the exons ATGTCGTCCAAGCAAG GTGGAAAGGCCAAGCCTTTGAAGCAACCCAAAGCCGACAAGAAGGAATTAGACGAG ATGGACAAGGCCAACcttcaaaagaagaaagaagaggaaaag GCACTCAAGGAGCTTAGGGCCAAGGCTCAACAGAAGGGGGCATTTGGAGGTTCTGGGTTGAAGAAAAGTGGAAAGAAATGA